The Thermovenabulum gondwanense genome includes a region encoding these proteins:
- a CDS encoding branched-chain amino acid ABC transporter permease yields the protein MSSYLEGIIILVGINIIAVLGVSVLTGFTRLFSFGNAGFMAVGAYTSAILTTKYHTPFIISIFGGMLVAALISFALGKLTLGLKGDYFLITTLGFGECVRVLIEFLDPITGGARGYAGIPQKTDLTVVVIAVIICIIITRNLITSKYGRNIMAIREQELAAEAVGINTTYFKLLSFTVSAVFAGLAGALFAHYFMFITPGMFNLDKSAELTITVVIGGLGSITGSIIATTILTLLPEILRAVANYRMLLYGISVVLIIILKPNGLMGYKELSFETIKRIKDFIMRKRKEVMAR from the coding sequence ATGTCAAGCTATTTAGAAGGAATAATTATTTTAGTTGGAATAAATATAATTGCTGTATTGGGCGTCTCGGTATTGACCGGATTTACTAGACTTTTTTCTTTCGGAAATGCAGGGTTTATGGCAGTCGGAGCATATACATCCGCCATCCTAACAACAAAATACCATACTCCTTTTATAATTTCAATATTTGGAGGAATGCTGGTTGCAGCTTTGATAAGTTTTGCTCTGGGGAAACTCACCTTAGGTTTAAAGGGAGATTATTTCCTAATTACAACTTTAGGATTTGGAGAATGCGTAAGAGTTTTGATTGAATTTTTGGATCCTATTACTGGTGGTGCAAGGGGATATGCGGGAATTCCACAAAAAACGGACTTAACTGTTGTTGTAATTGCTGTCATCATTTGCATTATTATTACAAGAAACTTGATTACTTCGAAATACGGGCGAAATATTATGGCAATACGTGAACAAGAATTGGCGGCTGAAGCTGTAGGCATTAATACTACTTATTTTAAACTACTTTCTTTTACTGTTAGTGCGGTTTTTGCAGGACTTGCTGGTGCATTGTTTGCCCACTATTTCATGTTTATTACACCAGGAATGTTTAATCTTGATAAATCAGCTGAGCTTACCATTACTGTAGTCATTGGTGGTTTAGGTAGTATTACAGGCTCAATTATAGCAACGACTATATTAACTTTACTTCCGGAAATTTTACGTGCTGTTGCAAATTACAGAATGCTTTTATACGGAATTTCAGTAGTATTAATAATAATTTTAAAGCCCAATGGTTTGATGGGCTATAAAGAGTTATCTTTTGAAACAATTAAAAGAATAAAAGACTTTATAATGCGCAAACGAAAGGAAGTGATGGCACGTTGA
- a CDS encoding ABC transporter ATP-binding protein, protein MSQVLEINSLVKRFGGVCAIDNFNIDIKKGSIHGLIGPNGAGKTTIFNLITGIYKPDSGKVLFNNEDITGKKPYEIANLGIGRTFQNIRLFSQLSVLENVLIAAHKDANYNLLTAVTHFGHFKSKEKHIRETCLELLNIVGLGDRLVEKAGNLPYGHQRKLEIARALALKPKLLLLDEPAAGMNKEESKELVGFIKYVYEKFDLTILMIEHHMDVVMSICDEITVLNFGKTIAKGTPKEIQKDKQVIEAYLGGENKSC, encoded by the coding sequence TTGAGCCAAGTTTTAGAAATTAATTCTCTTGTGAAAAGGTTTGGCGGAGTATGTGCCATCGATAATTTTAATATAGATATTAAAAAAGGCTCAATTCACGGCCTTATAGGTCCAAATGGGGCGGGGAAAACCACTATTTTTAATCTTATTACCGGTATATACAAACCAGATTCTGGCAAAGTCCTATTTAATAATGAAGATATTACGGGGAAAAAACCATATGAAATTGCAAATTTAGGAATAGGGAGAACATTTCAAAATATTAGGCTTTTTTCACAGCTGAGTGTTTTAGAAAATGTATTAATAGCAGCTCATAAAGATGCAAATTACAATTTATTGACTGCAGTGACTCATTTTGGGCATTTTAAATCGAAAGAAAAACATATTAGGGAAACTTGTTTAGAGTTGCTGAATATTGTTGGTCTCGGTGATAGACTGGTAGAAAAAGCTGGAAATTTACCTTATGGACATCAACGAAAGCTTGAAATTGCAAGAGCTCTTGCATTAAAGCCGAAGCTGCTTTTGTTAGATGAACCTGCTGCGGGTATGAATAAAGAAGAATCTAAAGAATTAGTAGGCTTTATAAAATATGTTTATGAAAAATTTGATTTGACAATTTTAATGATTGAACATCACATGGATGTGGTAATGTCAATTTGCGACGAAATTACCGTGTTAAATTTTGGTAAGACCATTGCAAAAGGTACACCAAAAGAGATACAAAAAGATAAGCAGGTAATTGAGGCTTACCTCGGAGGTGAAAATAAGTCGTGCTAA
- a CDS encoding branched-chain amino acid ABC transporter permease, producing MVNGISIGGIYALMATGYALIYSLLGFSNWAHGDVAMLGAYIGFLCVASAKLPFYLSCIAAILGAGLISIMNERLAYRQIRKNKAPTMFLMIAAMGLSVTFQNMVIVFIGPKFRTFPPVIPVKAIAIGNIKLGVLDLISLCIVLIAVILLEFLINKTKFGLAVRAASTNLNTASLMGINIDYYIALVFFLAGSLAGAAGVLLGLKYTVYPQMGNVSLKAFIASVFGGLGSVRGAIIGALIIGIMEVFISGFVISGLRDLFTFGLLIAILLFKPTGLFGIEVQDKA from the coding sequence TTGGTTAATGGAATTTCTATTGGCGGTATATACGCGTTAATGGCAACGGGATATGCTTTAATATATAGTTTGCTTGGCTTTTCAAACTGGGCACATGGCGATGTTGCAATGCTCGGCGCATATATCGGATTTTTATGTGTTGCCTCTGCTAAACTACCTTTTTATTTATCATGTATTGCAGCGATATTAGGAGCAGGTCTTATTAGTATAATGAATGAGCGATTAGCCTATAGGCAAATTCGCAAGAATAAAGCTCCAACAATGTTTTTAATGATTGCAGCGATGGGTCTGTCTGTTACTTTTCAAAACATGGTAATAGTTTTTATAGGACCTAAATTTAGGACATTTCCTCCTGTAATTCCGGTAAAAGCAATAGCCATAGGAAATATAAAACTCGGAGTTTTAGATTTAATTTCCTTATGTATTGTGTTAATTGCAGTTATTTTATTAGAGTTTTTGATAAATAAAACCAAATTCGGGCTTGCTGTAAGAGCTGCATCTACAAATTTAAACACAGCATCTTTAATGGGTATAAATATAGATTACTATATAGCCCTTGTCTTCTTTTTAGCAGGTTCTTTAGCAGGTGCAGCAGGTGTTCTTTTAGGGCTAAAGTATACTGTATATCCTCAAATGGGGAATGTATCTTTGAAAGCATTTATTGCCTCAGTTTTTGGAGGACTTGGGAGTGTAAGAGGAGCTATAATTGGTGCATTAATTATCGGGATTATGGAAGTTTTTATATCAGGTTTTGTTATTTCTGGATTGAGAGATTTATTTACATTTGGACTTTTAATTGCAATACTTTTATTTAAACCAACGGGGCTTTTTGGCATAGAAGTACAGGATAAAGCTTAA
- a CDS encoding sugar phosphate isomerase/epimerase family protein, whose product MNKRKLSVGIWSFGKGTDRYVSEGYKPYFNFYERIELISTIPGISAVELTFPQDIDEQNAKEVMEYLNKKKLAISVLGVELVCDKEWKNGSFSSTNYDRRQKSIHLTKRAMDLAEKIGVEVVNLWLGQDGFDYVFQCKYNTAFSYLVSGLKECAQHNKNIKLSLEYKKSEPKMNCLVNSGGKALALSLLTGCENVGVTLDVGHAFNCGENPAEIASILMEYEKLFHIHLNDNYSITDDDMPLGTVHIPQYIEFFYWLEKMGYKGWYSLDLYPYRDDPYSACEVSLDFMDKTIRVAEKLCKENIFDFNDSKPPSQIIKTLLNNIFN is encoded by the coding sequence ATGAATAAACGAAAGCTTAGTGTAGGCATATGGTCTTTTGGAAAAGGTACTGACCGTTACGTTTCCGAGGGCTATAAACCTTATTTTAATTTTTATGAAAGGATCGAGCTTATTTCTACAATACCCGGAATAAGTGCGGTAGAGCTGACCTTTCCGCAGGATATAGACGAACAAAATGCAAAGGAAGTAATGGAATATTTGAACAAAAAAAAACTTGCAATAAGTGTGCTTGGTGTTGAACTTGTCTGCGATAAAGAATGGAAAAATGGATCCTTTTCCTCTACAAATTACGACAGAAGGCAAAAATCCATTCACCTTACCAAGCGTGCTATGGATTTGGCAGAAAAAATTGGGGTAGAAGTGGTAAACCTATGGCTCGGTCAGGATGGTTTTGATTATGTTTTTCAGTGCAAATATAATACGGCTTTTTCATATCTGGTATCTGGGCTAAAAGAATGCGCTCAACACAATAAAAATATTAAATTATCCCTTGAATATAAAAAAAGCGAACCCAAAATGAATTGCCTTGTTAATTCGGGTGGAAAAGCTTTGGCTCTATCTTTACTGACGGGCTGCGAAAATGTTGGAGTTACTCTTGATGTCGGACATGCTTTTAACTGCGGAGAAAATCCTGCAGAAATAGCTTCCATACTCATGGAGTACGAAAAATTATTTCATATACACCTTAATGATAACTATTCTATCACTGATGATGATATGCCTTTAGGTACGGTACATATTCCCCAGTATATAGAATTTTTTTACTGGTTGGAAAAAATGGGGTATAAAGGATGGTATTCATTGGATTTATACCCTTACCGTGATGACCCTTATTCGGCATGTGAGGTTTCTTTAGATTTTATGGATAAAACCATTAGGGTTGCAGAAAAACTTTGTAAAGAGAACATTTTTGATTTTAACGATAGTAAACCTCCGAGTCAGATAATTAAGACCTTGCTAAATAATATATTTAACTAA
- a CDS encoding ABC transporter ATP-binding protein has product MLNVINVNAAYGGIKALRGVSLEVNEGEVVAVLGANGAGKTTLLKVISSVMKPISGEVLFYNKKIPSVSYQSVKMGIIHVPEGRQIFPKLTVYENLMVGAFLNKDKKKVKEDLEWVYTLFPRLKERENQYGGLLSGGEQQMLAISRGLMGHPKLLLLDEPSLGLAPIIVNQIFDILKEIRKKGTSILIVEQNAYKALSIADRGYIMSTGVIEKSGTSKELLSDENLLKAYLGE; this is encoded by the coding sequence GTGCTAAATGTAATAAATGTAAATGCTGCTTATGGAGGAATTAAAGCGTTACGAGGTGTTAGTCTAGAAGTAAATGAAGGTGAAGTAGTTGCTGTATTGGGCGCTAATGGTGCAGGTAAAACAACTCTTTTAAAGGTAATTTCTTCAGTGATGAAACCTATTTCAGGAGAGGTGCTTTTTTATAATAAGAAAATACCTTCTGTCTCATATCAATCCGTGAAAATGGGTATAATACATGTTCCTGAAGGCAGACAAATTTTTCCTAAACTTACGGTATATGAAAATCTGATGGTTGGCGCATTTTTAAACAAAGACAAGAAAAAGGTGAAAGAGGATTTAGAATGGGTTTATACTCTTTTTCCAAGGCTTAAAGAAAGAGAAAATCAGTATGGGGGTCTTTTGAGCGGAGGAGAACAGCAGATGCTCGCAATAAGCAGGGGATTAATGGGACACCCAAAGCTTTTACTGTTAGATGAACCATCATTGGGCCTTGCGCCTATTATCGTTAATCAAATATTTGACATTCTTAAAGAAATCAGGAAGAAAGGTACTTCAATACTCATTGTAGAACAAAATGCATATAAAGCTTTATCAATTGCCGACAGGGGCTATATTATGTCAACGGGTGTAATTGAAAAATCTGGTACAAGTAAAGAGCTTTTGTCTGATGAAAATTTATTAAAAGCTTATTTAGGAGAATGA
- a CDS encoding alcohol dehydrogenase catalytic domain-containing protein, whose amino-acid sequence MKAAVWYGHKDIRVEDVPEPKIKDNMVKIKVAYAGICGTDKHEYLGPNFIPAQKPHRLTGRTAPLIMGHEFTGEIVEIGPGVKGWKIGERVSASGSLVCGQCDYCQIGKYNICEKLGFNGVSDDGAFAEYIVVPSYQLIRIPDEVSLRDAVLAEPLACGIHASKLIGDLKGKRIVIVGTGMIAVSCLIAAKAKGAESILVIGRNSKKTNLIKKIGAEFISTKEIDVVTYVKEWSENKMADVVFECVGTDSTLDLSIKTAKNAGIIMVMGVFEKKPIIDMNLLQEGEKIIMTSQAYVDEMIEALEYIKQGIVPCEDVITSEIALEEIVEKGFEEMVTNSSNHIKIIVKIS is encoded by the coding sequence ATGAAAGCAGCAGTTTGGTACGGACACAAAGATATAAGAGTAGAAGATGTCCCAGAACCAAAAATAAAAGATAATATGGTGAAAATTAAAGTGGCTTACGCCGGAATATGCGGAACGGATAAGCATGAATACTTGGGGCCAAATTTTATTCCAGCCCAAAAACCTCATCGACTGACGGGAAGAACAGCGCCTTTAATAATGGGACATGAGTTTACCGGGGAGATTGTAGAAATAGGGCCAGGAGTCAAAGGGTGGAAGATTGGCGAAAGAGTTTCAGCATCTGGAAGCTTAGTTTGTGGCCAGTGCGATTACTGTCAAATAGGGAAATACAATATTTGCGAAAAATTGGGATTTAATGGAGTAAGCGATGACGGTGCTTTTGCCGAGTACATTGTTGTTCCTTCATACCAGCTTATAAGGATACCCGATGAAGTTTCTTTAAGGGATGCGGTTTTGGCAGAGCCTTTAGCATGTGGAATTCATGCATCTAAACTAATAGGAGATTTAAAAGGCAAAAGAATTGTCATAGTTGGCACGGGTATGATTGCTGTGAGCTGTTTGATAGCTGCAAAAGCAAAAGGGGCCGAAAGCATATTGGTAATAGGAAGAAACAGTAAAAAGACAAATTTAATAAAAAAAATAGGTGCTGAATTTATAAGTACAAAAGAAATTGATGTTGTGACATATGTAAAAGAATGGTCAGAAAACAAAATGGCTGATGTGGTTTTTGAATGTGTTGGAACTGATTCAACGTTGGATTTGTCTATAAAAACTGCAAAGAATGCGGGAATTATAATGGTCATGGGGGTTTTTGAGAAAAAACCAATCATAGATATGAATCTCCTTCAAGAAGGCGAAAAAATCATAATGACTTCTCAGGCATATGTAGATGAAATGATAGAGGCTTTGGAATATATAAAGCAAGGTATTGTTCCCTGCGAAGACGTTATTACCTCTGAAATAGCTTTAGAAGAAATTGTTGAAAAAGGTTTTGAAGAAATGGTTACAAATAGTAGCAATCATATAAAGATAATTGTAAAAATATCATAA
- a CDS encoding trans-sulfuration enzyme family protein, with translation MEIKRARFGTKAVHAGQQPDKDTGALNLPMFLTSTFVFTPEKMERYLSGNKEGIFTYGRSRNPTQNSFQEKIASLENAPAALATSSGMAAITLAILSFVHPGDHIISVKTIYGGTHALFTKIFKELKIEITFVDSLSEEELLKSKKPNTKLIYIESILNPTLEVPDIPTAVDFAKKNGLKVIVDNTFTTPYLFKPYDIGVDIIVHSTTKYINGHGDHLGGIILGDKDYIENIRSGIYQEFGPVPSPFACWLGLRGVKTLHLRMRQHCENADKFARWLKGHPYVEGVVYPGLEEHPQHELAKKLFKNGFGGMVSFMVKGGLKDAQRVINNLKMAHYAVSLGDLDTLVQHPATMTHGKIAKEERLKMGIPDNMIRVSVGVEEIEDIIEDFEQALEKAYK, from the coding sequence ATGGAAATAAAAAGAGCCAGGTTTGGTACAAAAGCTGTCCATGCAGGTCAGCAACCTGATAAAGATACCGGTGCTTTGAATTTACCTATGTTTTTGACAAGTACCTTCGTGTTTACACCTGAAAAAATGGAAAGGTACTTATCGGGTAATAAAGAAGGAATATTTACTTACGGTAGGTCCAGGAACCCCACCCAGAATAGTTTTCAAGAAAAAATTGCCTCTCTTGAAAATGCACCTGCTGCACTTGCAACCAGTTCGGGGATGGCAGCGATCACCCTTGCCATTTTGAGTTTTGTACACCCCGGAGATCATATAATTTCGGTAAAGACCATTTACGGTGGAACGCATGCACTTTTTACAAAAATCTTTAAAGAGTTAAAAATAGAAATAACTTTTGTAGATTCATTAAGCGAAGAAGAGCTTTTAAAATCAAAAAAACCAAATACAAAACTTATTTATATTGAAAGCATATTAAATCCTACACTCGAGGTGCCTGATATTCCAACAGCAGTGGATTTTGCCAAAAAAAATGGCTTAAAAGTAATTGTAGACAATACCTTTACAACTCCTTACCTTTTCAAACCATATGATATTGGTGTTGATATAATTGTTCACAGCACAACAAAGTATATAAACGGCCATGGAGATCATCTCGGAGGAATTATACTCGGAGATAAGGATTATATAGAAAACATTAGAAGTGGGATATATCAGGAATTTGGACCTGTACCCAGCCCGTTTGCATGCTGGCTTGGCTTAAGGGGAGTGAAAACACTTCATTTGAGGATGCGACAGCACTGTGAAAATGCCGATAAATTCGCAAGGTGGTTAAAAGGACATCCTTATGTGGAAGGTGTGGTATATCCGGGACTGGAAGAACATCCCCAGCATGAACTTGCTAAAAAGCTTTTTAAAAATGGTTTTGGCGGGATGGTTAGTTTTATGGTAAAAGGTGGATTAAAGGATGCCCAGAGGGTGATAAACAATTTAAAAATGGCTCATTATGCTGTAAGTTTAGGGGATTTGGATACGCTTGTTCAACATCCGGCTACAATGACTCATGGGAAAATTGCCAAAGAAGAGAGGTTAAAAATGGGAATACCAGACAACATGATACGGGTATCAGTTGGTGTTGAAGAAATAGAAGATATTATAGAGGATTTTGAACAGGCTTTAGAAAAAGCATACAAATAA